From Paenibacillus sp. PvR098:
AATGGCGTAAACACATAATGCCCATTGCCCACTCTATACTGCACCAATGTCTGTTAGAGTTCCCTGCCTCAAATTCTGGGGGTGATCAAAGGTAGACCACGAGCCGGTCACGTGCGAAAAAAAATCCCTCAATGAAATAAGGGGTTTTGCGATTTGATTATGCCATTACGATAGGAAAGCTTCTCAGCCCGTATACCGCACTGTTCTCGATCGCATCTACAGTAAATGTTTTCGGGAATGAAAGGGAAGAAAACTTTTTCACCAATTCTGTTAAGGCAATTTCAGCTTCGAGCCGGGCCAATGGAGCACCTAGACAGAAATGATTGCCGTGTCCAAATGCAATATGATGATTCGGATGTCGGTGAATATCAAATACATGGGCGCGTTCAAATTTGTTCTCGTCTCGATTAGCTGATCCAAGGAAAACAACTACAAGTTGTCCCTTTTGCAAGAATTTGCCCCCGATCTCTATATCCTCTTTCACTACCCGCTGTATTAACGGAGCCGGAGCGCGATATCGCAGCGCTTCTTCTACTGCGTTGGGAATGAGAGAAAGCTCATTTCTAAGTTCTTCATAAATACCAGGGTTCTCCAGAATGCTGAATACGGCATTTGAAATCAGATTAGTTGTCGTTTCGTTTCCGGCCACCAGCAATAAGTTGAAGAACGGGACCAATTCCTCTGGGGAAAGTTTCATGCCTTCTTCCTCAGCCTGAATTAAAATCGAAATGATATCTTTTCCTAGATTTTCGCGTTTCTCCTCAACAATGCCGTGGAAGAACTCAGCTAGCTCCAATTCACCTCTGACCTTTGCTTCCATCCATTTTTTTATTTCTTCTTCGCTTCCGTCCTTCGGAGTGCTGACAAGAATATCGGACCACTCTTTGAGTTTATCAATGTGCCTAGCCGGAACCCCCAGCAACTCGGATATGATAACGACAGGCAGAGGATGGGAAAAATCATTTATAAGGTCCATTTCATTGCTGCGGGACGCCTTATCAAGCAGTTCTTTTGTGATTTCACGAATGCGAGGTTCCCACTCCTTCATCACGCGTGGCGTGAAAGCACGGCTTACAATCGATCGAATTTGGGTGTGTTTGGGGGGATCCATATTAAAAATGGTTTGCGACAACGAATTTTCGCGCGTTACAGTAAAAAACTGACTGGAGAAATTGTCTTTGTCCCCCAATATCCTTTTCGCATCTTCATATAGAAACACGCTCCATACGTTCGCTTGATCATCATAATGAACGGGAGATTCCTTTCTCATTTTCTCGTACCAAGGAAAGGGACCGTCAACAGTGCCTCTAAAGAAATTATTCGAATAGGCAAACATATTCAGTCTTCCAGTTTAGACTGGACGCTCGTCCGCGTCGGATTCCTGAACAACGATGAAATTCAACCGTTAAAGGTCGGTTATTACGGGCACGGTGTCGTCGATGTAAAAATATCGAGATCAAGTATTGCCAAATTCATGTTGGATCAAGTAGTAACCAACGAATATTTAGGTAAATCTCCTGCAATTAGCAATTAAAAAGCGCATATGATACGAGAATGGATAAGTGTACTTTTATATTTCATTTTTAAAAGTTTACTAGTTTACTTTAACCATTAGGGAATGCCGCGATGTTTCCGAGATGTAACGGTTATCTTGGAATTCGTCGGCGCTGGTGAGCACTTCAGTATCCATAAAATCCCTCATCGACCTGTTGTGTTCTCGATCGATGAGGGACTCCGGACGTCTTTTTGCTGCATCTATAACAGCTTACTCTGTTCTGGAACAAGAAATCACATGCAATTAGGCACTCACGCTTCTACAAGATCAGGTCTTTTAATTTGAAGTGGCGGAGGGATTAACCAGCCTTTTTCTTTGCTCATTTTTAATATTTTTAAGCCAATAGCAGCTTTTGTTGCATGATATTTGCCAAACAGCGCTCCAATGTCTTCTCTAATTGATTTGCCCATCGTTTGGCTGCAAGCAATCAAGCCCACTGATGTATCTGCGGCAATCATCGAAGCAATTTCTTGATCACTAAATCTTGCGCCGACTGGGATATCTTCAAGCTTTGTTTCAGGTCTTTCAGGCAGTAAAGGAGGAGGTGCGATGCCATTATGAGTGAGTATCTTATCACATTCGCTAACTTCCAGCTCTGCTTGATTAATTAGATCGCCCAAGATATTTTTGAGGTCTTTATCTCCAGCGTGATACCGGTAAGCTCGGTAAGCAGAAATGCATCCTTTTGCTTTCATCGAGCATTGCCATACATCATAAATTTCACCATAGTGTAATGGCTCATCTTTTGAATTGCCGCTTAAAATACCCATCGTATTATCTCCTTTGAAATGTTTTGATTGTTGAACCGATGGTTAGTTTATCCTACAGAGAAAAAACTATTCTATTGTAGTTGTTACAATTGAAAAACGAAATCCCCCACTGCCTAGGTGGGGATTTACTTATTACATGGATAAAGCAGTACGGGTTGTTTTGGCTAGACCTAATAAATCTCCGGCAAAAATCCTGTTTCGAGGTCTTTTTCATTTCGATGAGCTTGAGGGTTTCGTGGCTGGGCAACGAGATGACCCTAAAAGAAAAATTTTTATACAATGGTATGAAATGTTTAATTTCAGGAAAACCTTTCTGAAGTGTCTTTTTTAAAAATGAAAATTTTAGGGAGAGTTAAAAATTGGCTAAGCTTTTAATCCCTGCACAAATAAGTAAACAACTACAGCAACCTGTAAAATGTAAAGATTGTGTATGGGGGCGTTGGGATGGATTGAAACAATATTGTAGTAAACTGAGATGTGTTAAATTAGACTGAGAAATAACTACTAAAAAAATCCAAATCCCCAAAAGCAAATGGGGATTTTTTTATTGATACAGATGGACCGGGCACTTCTAATCGACTTTGGATTGAATGGAATAAGGTGAAGGGAAAACCAAGATCTACATAGAAAAATAGCATTGCCATAAGAGGGAATTCCTGCTAGTATTTAACTAAGATTCTAGTATTTAAATATCATGTAAAGGAGCTGACAATTCTAAAACGGTATGTGCGGGGTCTCGAATAAATGAACGGCAGAACGCATTAGTTTTTTTAATTATTTAAGGGGGAAACAGCAATGAATAAATTGTTTAATGCAACCGCTTTCTTAGGAATAGTTGGAATCTTGTTGACCGGATGCGGTGGCGATAAAACCGAAACGGCTGCGGTAAGCCAAGAGCAGACGAAGAAAGCACAAGTTTTGAACGTGGGGACATCCGTCAATTCTCAACATTCTTTATATGAAGGATTAAGTAAGTTCAAGGAATTGGTTGAAGGAGAAAGCAACCAAAGGCTACAGGTGAACCTTTTTCACAGCGGACAAATGGGAGCAGACCGCGAGCTGGCAGAGGCCATTAAGCTTGGAACGGTTCAGGCGGCCATCATTTCTCCATCAGCATTAAGTAACTTTTTCCCTGAATTTACAGTGTTCGATTTGCCGTTTTTGTTTTCCAGTGAAAACCAGGTCGATGAGTTTCTTAAAGGCTCCGTTGGACAGGAAATTCTGAATAGCGGTACTAGTAAGGGATATACTGGGCTGAGTTATATGGAGCTAGGGTTTCGAAATATAACAAATAGCAAGCGTGAAATCAAATCAGTTAAAGATTTGCAGGATATTAAAATTCGGGTAACGGAAAATCCGCTAACCGTCGATACCTGGAATGCATTAGGGGCGAAACCGACACCGATGGCGTTTACTGAGCTATTTACTGCGCTGCAGCAAGGAACAGTCGATGCCCAGGAGAACCCATATGGACAGATTGCGGCAAGTAAATTTTACGAGGTCCAAAAATATCTGTCTAAGACCCATCATACCTATAACCCTGCCCCATTCATCATTGGTAAGAAGTTTATGGACTCGTTAAGTGAAGAGGATCGGCAGATCATCCTGAAAGCGGGGGCATCTGCAGCAGAACATCAGGTCAAGATCAATCGCAAAAAAGAAACCGCTTCCTTACAGCTATTGATCGACAATGGGATGGTCGTTACCGAATTAACACCGGAAGAGTTAAACGGTTTTCGGCAGGCGGTTCAGTCCGTCAATGAAAAATATGCTGATAAAATCGGAAAAGACTTCATGCAAAGAGTGCTTGATGCCGTCAAATGAGGTTAGAGCTATTGAAATATTATGGCCGGAACGAATCGAGTTACCCGGGGTGAACATATGAATTGGGTGGATAAAATAAATCGCCATTTTGAGGAAATTTTGGTCGCTTCCCTGTTAGGGGTCATTACATGCTTGCTGTTTCTCCAAGTCGTATTCCGGTATGCCGTTAATCTGCCGCTCGATTGGACGGAAGAGATGGCAAGGTATTTATTTATTGCCTTCACCTTTCTTTCAGCAAGCTTAGGAGTCAAGGTTAACCGCCATTTGCGAGTGGATCTGCTGATGGCTTTAATACCGGACTCATCCAAAAAAGTTGTGCAAATCATCAGGGATTTCATCTGGTTCCTCTTTGCTGTAGTTATGGTTAAAATCGGCTTTGACGTTGCCTTAATGAACTGGGTCGCTGATCAACGTTCACCTTCTCTACAGATGAATATGGGGTACGTTTATTTCACGGTACCGTTTGGCTTTGCTCTCATGTCTGTGCGCATCCTGCAAAACATCTATCAAACGGCCACGGGCAAAGATTTGCCTAGGGGAGAATAAATATGGACGCGATGTGGGTACTAGGTATCTCGCTGCTCGTAACCCTGTTCCTGGGGATTCCTATTTCTTTTTCGTTGGGGATTTCCGTTTTTCTCTCCTT
This genomic window contains:
- a CDS encoding cytochrome P450, with product MFAYSNNFFRGTVDGPFPWYEKMRKESPVHYDDQANVWSVFLYEDAKRILGDKDNFSSQFFTVTRENSLSQTIFNMDPPKHTQIRSIVSRAFTPRVMKEWEPRIREITKELLDKASRSNEMDLINDFSHPLPVVIISELLGVPARHIDKLKEWSDILVSTPKDGSEEEIKKWMEAKVRGELELAEFFHGIVEEKRENLGKDIISILIQAEEEGMKLSPEELVPFFNLLLVAGNETTTNLISNAVFSILENPGIYEELRNELSLIPNAVEEALRYRAPAPLIQRVVKEDIEIGGKFLQKGQLVVVFLGSANRDENKFERAHVFDIHRHPNHHIAFGHGNHFCLGAPLARLEAEIALTELVKKFSSLSFPKTFTVDAIENSAVYGLRSFPIVMA
- a CDS encoding DUF3231 family protein; protein product: MGILSGNSKDEPLHYGEIYDVWQCSMKAKGCISAYRAYRYHAGDKDLKNILGDLINQAELEVSECDKILTHNGIAPPPLLPERPETKLEDIPVGARFSDQEIASMIAADTSVGLIACSQTMGKSIREDIGALFGKYHATKAAIGLKILKMSKEKGWLIPPPLQIKRPDLVEA
- a CDS encoding TRAP transporter substrate-binding protein, with the protein product MNKLFNATAFLGIVGILLTGCGGDKTETAAVSQEQTKKAQVLNVGTSVNSQHSLYEGLSKFKELVEGESNQRLQVNLFHSGQMGADRELAEAIKLGTVQAAIISPSALSNFFPEFTVFDLPFLFSSENQVDEFLKGSVGQEILNSGTSKGYTGLSYMELGFRNITNSKREIKSVKDLQDIKIRVTENPLTVDTWNALGAKPTPMAFTELFTALQQGTVDAQENPYGQIAASKFYEVQKYLSKTHHTYNPAPFIIGKKFMDSLSEEDRQIILKAGASAAEHQVKINRKKETASLQLLIDNGMVVTELTPEELNGFRQAVQSVNEKYADKIGKDFMQRVLDAVK
- a CDS encoding TRAP transporter small permease — encoded protein: MNWVDKINRHFEEILVASLLGVITCLLFLQVVFRYAVNLPLDWTEEMARYLFIAFTFLSASLGVKVNRHLRVDLLMALIPDSSKKVVQIIRDFIWFLFAVVMVKIGFDVALMNWVADQRSPSLQMNMGYVYFTVPFGFALMSVRILQNIYQTATGKDLPRGE